The Rathayibacter caricis DSM 15933 genomic sequence CGCCCTCCCACTGGGGGACCGGAGCGGCGCGCCACACGGCGTCGGGGTCCGCGCCCTCGAAGCCCTGCAGGTAGCCGGGCAGCCAGGCGGCGGCGATCACGGAGGCGTAGGTGCCGTCGACGAGGTGCGTGTTGTAGTCGGTGGTCGAGCTGTCCTCGGTGCCGACGAGGCCCTTGGTGACGAGGTCGTTCCAGTAGTTCATGACCTTGGCGCTGGCCTCGTCGTCGAGGTCGACCGTGACGTCGGTGCCGTCGACGGTGTAGGGCACGGAGCCGGCCTGCGCGAAGAGCGCCTGCTGGTACGCGCGGCCGTTGCCCGCGTAGTCGGTCATCAGGGTGCTGGAGCCGGCGTCCTTGAGCGCCTGCGCGGCGGCCGCGTACTCCTCCCACGTGGTGGGGACGGGGATGCCGTACTCGTCGAGGATGTCCTGGCGGTAGAGCATGCCGACGGGACCGCCGTCGACCGGGATCGCGTAGGTGGCGTCGCCGCTGGAGACGTCGGCCCAGGCGCCCTCGGAGTAGTTCTGCTGCACGTCGGACGCGCCGTACTCGTTCAGGTCGACGAGGGCGTCCTGCGGGATGTAGCTCTGCACGACCTCGCTCTCGAGCATGACGACGTCGGGGGCGCCCGAGCCCGCCTGCACGGCGGTGGTGAGCTTGGTGTACTCGTCGTTGCCGGCGCCGGCGTTGCTCCAGCAGATCTGGACGTCGTCGTGGCTGTTGTTGAACAGGTCGACCACGCCCTCGAACTCGGGGTACCAGGCCCACATCGTGACGACCTTCGCGTCCTCGTTCACGATCGTGTTCTCGCAGTTGGCGGCGTCGCTCCCGGCGGAGCAGCCCGTGAGAGCAGCGGCGGAAGCCGCGACGGCCACCCCCGCAGCCAACAGTCTCTTCGAATGACGCGTCATTGCGTTTCCTTTCGGATGCGGCCGTCGTCGGCCTGAGGAGGGTTCCACGCGGGAGCGGGGAGGTTCTGCAGCGTGTCCCCGACGTTTCTACAACGATGGAGACAACGTTGTAGAGACGATGATGCGGAGTCGCCGCGGCGCTGTCAAGAGCGGCTCGCCGAGCGGCCCGAGCGGTGTCCGCCCAGCCGGCCGTGCTGAACTGGGCGGGTGGGAACGATCGACGCGTGCCGCCTCCTCGCCGACCGGGTGGAGGCGCTCGCCGCCTCCGATCCGCCGCCCAGGGCCCTGATCCGCGCGGTGGCGCGCGACATCGCCGGCATCCGGGGCGGGCTCCTCGGGCCACTCGATCTGCTGAGCGGGGGACGCAACCGGATCCGCGGCCGCGGCTTCGCCGAGCCGTACGACGACGACACCCGCGGGCAGGCGCGCCACTTCGCGGGCGTGGCCGGAGCGACGCTCCACCTCGGCGGTCCGCTCGCGCACCTGCTCCTGCGCACGGTCGGCGGCGACGCCGCGGGCAGCGCCGACGACCGCCTCACCCGGCGGGCCGTGGAGTGGAGCCGGCTGCTGCGGCGCGGCCTTCTGCCGGTCGGCGACGCGGGGGAGTGGATCCGCCGCGAGATCTGCGACTGCGCCTGAGCGCTCAGGCGGGAGCGCTCGACTCCCGCGCCACCACGGAGAACGCCGCGGTGCGCAACCGGTGCGGACCGGTCTCGGTGCCGTCGATGCGCGCCTTCAGCACGTCGACCGCCGTCTGGGCGATCTCCTCCCGCCCCGGGTCGATCGAGGACAGGCTCGGGACCGAGTAGCGCGACTCGTCGATGTCGTCGAAGCCGATCACCACGACGTCGCCGGGCACGTGCCGGCCCGCGTCCTGGAGGGTGCGGATCGCGCCGAGCGCGAGGGTGTCGTTGAACGCGAAGACGGCGTCGAAGTCGACGCCCGACTCGATGATGCCGCGCATCGCGACTGCGCCGTTGGCCCGGTGCCAGGGGCCGGAGTAGCCGATCAGCCGTTCGTCGTAGGGCACGCCCGCCGCCTCCAGCGCCTGCTCGTAGCCGCGGGTGCGGAGCACGGCCGAGCCGACCTCCTCGCCGGCGTGCGCGCCGAGCGCGACGATGCGCCGGCGTCCGCTCTCGAGCAGGTGCTCCGTCGCCGCGCGGGCCGCCTCGACGTTCTGCATCGTGACGTGGTCGACGCGCTCGGTGAAGATGCGCTCGCCGAGCAGGACGAGCGGGTAGTCGACGGCGAGGGCGGGCTCGTCGGTCATGTCGATGCCGAGCGGGCTGAAGAGGAGGCCGTCCGTCAGCTGGCGGCGCGGAGAGCTGAGGACGCTGCGCTCGCGGGCGGGATCGGCTCCGGTCTGCTCGATCAGCACAGTGAGCCCGCGGCGGTCGGCGGCGCGCATCACGCTGTCGGCGAGCTCGGCGAAGTAGGCGAGGCTGAGCTCGGGGAGCGCCAGGCCGATGACTCCGGTACGGCC encodes the following:
- a CDS encoding LacI family DNA-binding transcriptional regulator, whose translation is MAVTLHDVARASGVSIKTVSNVINDYPHIRPATREKVEAAIAELGYSPNLSARSLRRGRTGVIGLALPELSLAYFAELADSVMRAADRRGLTVLIEQTGADPARERSVLSSPRRQLTDGLLFSPLGIDMTDEPALAVDYPLVLLGERIFTERVDHVTMQNVEAARAATEHLLESGRRRIVALGAHAGEEVGSAVLRTRGYEQALEAAGVPYDERLIGYSGPWHRANGAVAMRGIIESGVDFDAVFAFNDTLALGAIRTLQDAGRHVPGDVVVIGFDDIDESRYSVPSLSSIDPGREEIAQTAVDVLKARIDGTETGPHRLRTAAFSVVARESSAPA
- a CDS encoding ABC transporter substrate-binding protein — translated: MAVAASAAALTGCSAGSDAANCENTIVNEDAKVVTMWAWYPEFEGVVDLFNNSHDDVQICWSNAGAGNDEYTKLTTAVQAGSGAPDVVMLESEVVQSYIPQDALVDLNEYGASDVQQNYSEGAWADVSSGDATYAIPVDGGPVGMLYRQDILDEYGIPVPTTWEEYAAAAQALKDAGSSTLMTDYAGNGRAYQQALFAQAGSVPYTVDGTDVTVDLDDEASAKVMNYWNDLVTKGLVGTEDSSTTDYNTHLVDGTYASVIAAAWLPGYLQGFEGADPDAVWRAAPVPQWEGEEPTQINIGGSAFAVTEQAEDKEAAALVAKEIFGTEEAWKIGIEKGALFPLWKPILESDYFADLEYDFFGGQQINKDVFLTAATEYQGFQVSPFQNFAYDKLTEAVNAVNSGESSVEDALATYQTAVSDYAAGQGYTVG